In Bacteroidales bacterium, one genomic interval encodes:
- a CDS encoding T9SS type A sorting domain-containing protein — protein sequence MSTKISFLIVLFFAVLNTQGQSFIDLINQKKNLQLIFKNNLVNSNFQQKLTSVSKQKLDSTVNEYPMFDMFYKSEYIYDSIGRNRQVNIKEKNFDQWTISHKFENIFDDNDYLSKIFGSSLDYDNNWVKYSERAFTYDTCGNLTSEIEFEEWNLVSNNWEYGYKYEYSYDSISRLVLETNYDWESTGMDWILNGKIEYTYDSISRLILETYYYWDSNSNQWQNSSKYEYCYDFNGNLLQYIDYEWIESLNKWVEYYKEDYSYDEYNNMIVSIGWDYDEATEQWQYSSKIECAYDINNNITQITGYEWDLNENTWVNDMKAELIYNTLYDFSDLILPIKLYEGPYEMELPETNNMLTQFKIYEVDGGLEFEFYSVTLYYSEQNIGIEEVNSTTVNVYPNPASSYITIQPLLSDNTGVFELYDIKGNKIISLTFSEKTQVSTDDLQSGFYFYNIISKENRTSGKLIIN from the coding sequence ATGAGCACAAAAATTTCATTTCTTATAGTGTTGTTCTTCGCTGTTTTGAACACGCAGGGACAAAGTTTTATTGATTTAATAAATCAAAAGAAAAACCTTCAATTAATCTTTAAAAACAACCTCGTAAACTCCAATTTTCAGCAAAAATTGACAAGTGTATCAAAACAAAAGTTGGATAGTACGGTTAACGAATATCCAATGTTTGATATGTTTTATAAGTCGGAATATATTTATGATTCGATTGGTAGAAACAGACAGGTTAATATAAAAGAAAAGAACTTTGATCAATGGACGATTAGCCATAAGTTTGAAAATATATTTGATGACAATGACTATTTGTCAAAAATATTTGGCTCTAGTTTAGACTATGACAATAATTGGGTAAAATATTCAGAACGGGCTTTTACTTATGACACTTGTGGAAATCTAACAAGTGAAATTGAGTTCGAAGAGTGGAACCTCGTTAGTAATAACTGGGAATATGGTTATAAATACGAGTACAGTTATGATAGCATTTCAAGATTAGTTTTAGAAACTAATTATGATTGGGAATCCACAGGCATGGATTGGATTCTTAATGGTAAAATAGAATACACCTATGATAGCATTTCAAGATTAATTTTAGAAACTTATTATTATTGGGATAGCAACTCAAACCAATGGCAAAATAGTTCTAAATACGAATATTGCTACGATTTCAACGGAAACTTATTGCAATATATTGATTATGAGTGGATTGAATCTTTAAACAAATGGGTTGAATACTATAAAGAAGATTATAGTTATGATGAATATAATAACATGATAGTTTCAATAGGTTGGGATTACGATGAGGCTACTGAACAATGGCAATATTCATCAAAAATTGAATGTGCATATGATATCAACAATAATATCACACAAATAACCGGGTATGAATGGGACTTAAATGAAAACACATGGGTTAATGATATGAAAGCAGAGTTAATTTACAACACACTATATGATTTCTCCGACTTAATACTTCCGATTAAGTTATATGAAGGACCCTATGAAATGGAATTACCAGAAACGAACAATATGCTTACCCAATTTAAGATTTATGAGGTGGACGGTGGGCTGGAATTTGAATTTTACTCTGTAACACTCTATTATTCAGAACAAAATATTGGCATTGAGGAAGTTAACAGCACCACTGTTAATGTCTATCCTAACCCAGCCTCATCTTATATAACTATTCAGCCGCTATTATCTGATAACACAGGAGTTTTTGAACTCTACGATATTAAAGGAAACAAAATAATTTCGCTTACTTTTTCAGAAAAAACACAAGTTTCTACTGATGATTTACAATCGGGATTTTACTTCTATAACATCATTTCGAAAGAGAACCGAACGAGCGGAAAACTGATAATCAATTAA
- the recA gene encoding recombinase RecA: protein MAKEKTEEQSVNEEKLKALKITLDKIEKTYGKGTIMKLDDTSVVQVPVISSGSVGLNAALGIGGYPCGRIIEIYGPEASGKTTLALHAIAEAQKNGGLAAFIDAEHALDRVYAKNLGIKLDQLYISQPDNGEQALEIADSLIRSGSISIIVIDSVAALTPKAEIEGEMGDSRMGLHARLMSQALRKLTANISRTNTTCIFINQLREKIGIMFGNPETTTGGNALKFYASVRVDVRRISAIKDGEDSRGSRTRAKVVKNKMAPPFKKAEFDIMYGEGICKTGEIIDLGVDFDIIKKAGSWFSYGETRLGQGREAVRQLLTDNPELQAEIEEKVVKALETAPLDE, encoded by the coding sequence ATGGCAAAAGAAAAAACCGAAGAGCAGAGCGTAAACGAAGAAAAACTAAAAGCTCTAAAAATTACTCTCGATAAAATAGAAAAAACATACGGCAAAGGAACCATAATGAAGCTTGATGATACCTCAGTCGTACAAGTACCTGTAATATCATCTGGTTCTGTTGGCTTAAATGCAGCCCTTGGGATTGGTGGTTACCCCTGCGGAAGAATTATAGAAATTTACGGTCCCGAAGCGTCGGGAAAAACAACCTTAGCACTGCATGCTATTGCCGAAGCGCAAAAAAATGGTGGGTTAGCTGCTTTTATTGATGCTGAACACGCTTTAGACCGCGTTTATGCAAAAAATTTAGGCATTAAGTTAGACCAACTATATATATCGCAGCCCGATAACGGTGAACAAGCTTTAGAGATAGCCGACTCGCTAATCAGAAGTGGTTCGATAAGCATTATCGTTATCGACTCTGTTGCTGCTCTGACCCCCAAAGCAGAAATTGAGGGCGAAATGGGCGATTCACGCATGGGTTTGCATGCACGACTTATGTCGCAAGCACTCAGAAAGTTGACCGCAAATATCAGCAGAACAAACACAACCTGTATCTTTATCAACCAGTTACGTGAGAAGATAGGTATAATGTTTGGCAACCCTGAAACCACAACCGGCGGTAATGCTCTTAAATTCTACGCCTCGGTTAGAGTTGATGTTAGACGAATATCAGCAATAAAAGATGGAGAAGATTCACGTGGTAGCCGAACACGCGCCAAAGTGGTGAAAAACAAGATGGCACCACCGTTCAAAAAAGCCGAGTTCGATATAATGTATGGCGAGGGAATCTGTAAAACCGGCGAGATAATTGACTTAGGTGTCGATTTTGATATTATCAAAAAAGCAGGCTCGTGGTTTAGCTACGGAGAAACTCGACTTGGACAAGGACGCGAAGCTGTAAGACAACTGCTGACCGACAATCCTGAGCTACAGGCAGAAATAGAGGAAAAAGTTGTAAAAGCCTTAGAGACAGCTCCTCTTGATGAATAA
- a CDS encoding S9 family peptidase has translation MRNLTITLLLAIMGLIACQPQQKKTAESDFEFNIQLTEAEIAKGVLTPEILWKFGRVGSVQLSPDGTNVLYTITYYQLETNKSRTSLFIIPVSGGEAKKAVTLSGSQFDPQWIDDKTFAFISTHEGSSQVYKSTINASGVEKMTNIKGGANAFKISPDKQQILYTAEVKIGEELSDVQPDLPLANARIYTDLMSRHWDHWNDVYYSHIFVAPLSSTVVTEGKDIMPNEAWDAPMSPFFDAADVSWTADSKGIAYSCKKYTGAEFATNTNSDIYLYDIATQETKNLTEKNLGYDKYPTFSPDGKYMAWQSMETPGYEADKERLMLLNLETLETTYLTANFDQNVSDMVWDSDSKTLYFVSPTKGTHHIYSINIESSNIEKYTEGHHDYQSVIVSGNTLVCKKMNHAMATEIFSVNRESKEETQITFTNKPIYDHIAMGKTEERWVTTTDGKKMLVWVIYPPKFDSSKKYPALLYCQGGPQSTVSQFFSFRWNFQIMAANDYIIVAPNRRGVPSFGQEWTAQISGDYSGQNIQDYLTAIDEIKKDECIDENRLGCVGASYGGYSVFYLAGHHQKRFKAFISHCGMFNFESFYGATEETFFPNNDLGGAYWEKDNKVAQRSYANSPHRFASNWDTPILIIHGEYDFRIPYTESLQAFTAARLNNVEARLLIFPEETHFVVRPQNAVLWQREFFAWFDKYLK, from the coding sequence ATGAGAAATTTAACAATCACATTGTTGCTTGCTATTATGGGATTAATAGCATGTCAACCACAACAAAAAAAGACCGCCGAAAGTGACTTTGAATTCAATATTCAACTTACTGAAGCCGAAATAGCCAAAGGAGTGCTTACACCCGAAATTCTTTGGAAGTTTGGTCGTGTTGGTAGCGTACAACTCTCACCGGACGGAACAAATGTACTTTACACAATTACTTATTATCAATTAGAAACTAATAAAAGTCGGACATCTCTCTTTATAATTCCTGTTAGCGGAGGAGAGGCTAAGAAAGCCGTTACCCTCTCAGGCTCACAGTTCGACCCACAATGGATTGATGATAAGACATTTGCATTTATAAGCACACACGAGGGTTCATCACAGGTGTATAAATCGACAATAAACGCAAGCGGTGTTGAAAAAATGACAAACATAAAGGGTGGTGCAAATGCTTTCAAAATATCTCCCGACAAACAACAGATTCTCTACACAGCCGAAGTTAAGATTGGCGAAGAGCTGTCGGACGTTCAACCCGATTTACCATTGGCAAACGCTCGTATCTACACCGATTTAATGTCGCGTCACTGGGATCACTGGAACGATGTATATTACAGCCACATATTTGTTGCTCCGCTTAGTAGCACGGTTGTTACAGAGGGAAAAGATATTATGCCAAACGAAGCATGGGACGCTCCGATGTCTCCATTCTTCGACGCTGCTGACGTTTCTTGGACAGCCGACAGCAAAGGAATTGCTTATTCCTGTAAAAAATATACCGGAGCCGAGTTTGCAACAAACACTAATTCAGATATTTACCTTTACGATATTGCTACCCAAGAGACTAAAAACCTGACAGAGAAAAACCTTGGATACGATAAATATCCCACTTTCTCGCCCGATGGCAAGTATATGGCTTGGCAAAGTATGGAAACACCTGGCTACGAGGCTGATAAAGAGCGGTTAATGCTTCTCAATTTAGAGACCTTAGAGACAACCTATCTGACAGCCAATTTTGACCAAAACGTTTCAGATATGGTTTGGGATTCAGACAGTAAGACACTCTATTTTGTCAGTCCAACTAAAGGAACACACCATATTTATTCAATCAATATCGAAAGTAGCAATATCGAAAAATATACCGAGGGACACCATGACTATCAAAGTGTTATAGTGTCGGGCAATACTCTTGTTTGCAAAAAGATGAATCATGCCATGGCGACCGAGATTTTCTCTGTAAATCGAGAGAGCAAAGAGGAGACACAAATTACCTTTACAAACAAGCCCATTTACGACCATATAGCAATGGGGAAAACCGAAGAGCGTTGGGTAACTACTACAGATGGCAAAAAGATGCTCGTTTGGGTTATTTATCCTCCAAAATTTGATTCATCTAAGAAATATCCAGCACTGCTCTATTGCCAAGGAGGTCCGCAAAGTACTGTAAGTCAATTCTTCTCATTCCGCTGGAATTTCCAGATTATGGCTGCCAACGATTACATTATTGTTGCTCCAAACCGCCGCGGTGTGCCATCGTTTGGACAGGAGTGGACCGCACAAATATCTGGCGATTACTCTGGACAAAACATACAGGATTACCTAACTGCAATTGATGAAATCAAGAAAGATGAGTGTATTGATGAAAATCGCTTAGGATGCGTTGGTGCGAGCTATGGCGGTTATTCAGTCTTCTATTTGGCAGGTCATCACCAGAAACGGTTTAAGGCTTTTATTTCACATTGCGGTATGTTTAACTTCGAGAGTTTTTACGGTGCTACCGAAGAGACTTTCTTCCCAAATAACGACCTTGGCGGAGCATACTGGGAGAAAGACAATAAAGTTGCACAACGTTCATACGCCAACTCTCCTCACCGTTTTGCAAGCAATTGGGATACACCTATTTTGATAATCCACGGAGAATACGATTTCCGTATTCCTTATACGGAGTCACTTCAAGCATTTACAGCCGCTCGTTTAAACAACGTAGAAGCACGATTGCTAATCTTCCCCGAAGAGACACATTTTGTTGTTAGACCACAAAATGCAGTTCTTTGGCAGAGGGAGTTTTTTGCTTGGTTTGACAAATACCTTAAGTAA
- a CDS encoding aminopeptidase P family protein, protein MFNAEVYKRRRSALRKQMTSGIALILGNSEASMNYPANTYHFRQDSNFLYFFGLDFPDFAGVIDFETGQDIIFADDLSIDDIIWMGDQPSVRERALLAGVENTRPFSKLGEYISEAIKKGKKVHFTPPYRAVNKMLLESLTGIRAAVVRDHASTPLIRAIIALRSVKEPCEIEELEKAAAAGYEMQVKAMKMAKVGRWEQTIAGTIEGISLAHGGVPSFPIILSQNGQILHNHSHNNILEKGRLVVCDCGAESLLHYASDHTRTTPVGGKFTERQKEIYEIVLAANNATNKNTKPGITYQQVHLMACKIIAQGLSELGLMKGNVDDAVREGAHALFMPHGLGHMIGLDVHDMEDLGQTLVGYDEETRPIKQFGTEALRFGRKLEPGFCLTNEPGIYFIPALIDAWKKENKHADFINYDLVEKYKDFGGIRLEDMLLVTENGCRIIGKRPPITVEEVEAIAATE, encoded by the coding sequence ATGTTTAACGCAGAAGTATATAAACGTCGTCGTTCCGCACTAAGAAAACAAATGACAAGCGGAATAGCTCTTATTTTGGGAAACTCCGAGGCATCAATGAACTATCCTGCTAACACATATCACTTTAGACAGGATAGCAACTTTCTTTATTTCTTCGGTTTAGATTTCCCTGATTTCGCTGGAGTTATCGACTTTGAAACAGGACAAGATATAATTTTCGCAGACGATTTATCTATTGACGATATAATATGGATGGGCGACCAACCATCAGTTCGCGAAAGAGCGTTGTTGGCTGGTGTTGAAAATACTCGTCCCTTCTCAAAACTTGGCGAATATATAAGTGAAGCCATAAAAAAAGGGAAAAAAGTTCACTTTACTCCTCCTTACAGGGCAGTGAATAAAATGTTACTCGAATCTTTAACAGGTATCAGAGCTGCAGTAGTTCGCGATCATGCTTCTACACCACTTATTCGTGCAATTATAGCATTGAGAAGTGTGAAGGAGCCGTGTGAAATAGAAGAGTTAGAAAAAGCGGCTGCAGCTGGCTACGAAATGCAGGTTAAGGCAATGAAAATGGCTAAAGTGGGTAGATGGGAGCAAACAATTGCCGGAACAATCGAAGGCATCTCATTAGCACACGGTGGAGTACCATCATTCCCAATAATATTATCGCAAAACGGACAAATATTGCATAATCATAGCCACAACAATATTCTTGAAAAAGGGCGTTTGGTAGTTTGCGACTGTGGTGCTGAATCGTTATTACATTATGCGTCAGACCATACCAGAACAACGCCTGTAGGTGGCAAATTTACAGAAAGACAAAAAGAGATATATGAAATTGTGTTGGCTGCCAACAATGCAACAAATAAGAACACAAAACCAGGTATAACTTATCAGCAAGTTCACCTAATGGCGTGTAAAATAATTGCACAAGGATTGTCAGAACTAGGATTAATGAAGGGTAACGTTGATGACGCTGTACGCGAGGGAGCACATGCACTGTTTATGCCTCACGGTTTGGGTCATATGATTGGTTTAGATGTTCACGATATGGAAGACCTGGGGCAAACTTTAGTGGGATACGACGAAGAGACACGTCCCATTAAGCAGTTTGGAACCGAAGCACTACGTTTTGGACGTAAACTAGAGCCGGGCTTCTGTTTAACTAACGAGCCGGGCATATATTTTATTCCCGCTCTTATTGATGCTTGGAAAAAAGAGAATAAACATGCCGATTTTATTAACTATGATTTGGTAGAGAAGTATAAAGATTTCGGAGGCATAAGACTTGAGGATATGCTTTTGGTTACAGAAAATGGTTGTAGAATAATCGGAAAACGTCCTCCTATTACTGTAGAAGAGGTCGAAGCTATTGCAGCTACTGAATAA
- the bcp gene encoding thioredoxin-dependent thiol peroxidase, producing MKTLEIGQKAPNFEGINQDGKTIKLSDFAGKNLILYFYPKDNTPGCTAEACNLNDNYASLTKQGFEVIGVSPDSATSHQKFIAKHNLAFNLIADTEKNILKSYNAWGEKKMYGRTYEGVLRKTYIIDKEGKIKLIINKVDTKNHTAQILKMLEEAK from the coding sequence ATGAAAACTCTTGAAATAGGACAAAAAGCACCAAATTTTGAAGGAATAAACCAAGATGGCAAAACAATCAAACTAAGCGATTTTGCCGGCAAAAATTTAATTCTTTACTTCTATCCAAAAGACAATACCCCTGGTTGCACGGCCGAAGCCTGTAACTTAAACGACAATTACGCAAGTTTGACAAAACAAGGGTTCGAGGTTATCGGCGTAAGCCCTGATTCTGCCACATCGCACCAAAAATTTATTGCAAAACACAACTTGGCATTCAACCTAATTGCCGACACCGAAAAAAATATTTTAAAAAGCTATAACGCTTGGGGAGAAAAGAAGATGTATGGCAGAACATACGAGGGTGTATTACGTAAAACATATATAATTGATAAAGAGGGTAAAATAAAACTTATAATCAACAAGGTTGATACTAAAAACCACACAGCACAAATCCTTAAGATGTTGGAAGAAGCAAAATAG
- a CDS encoding methionine adenosyltransferase, with the protein MSYLFTSESVSEGHPDKVADQISDALLDEFLRKDPESKVACETLVTTGLVVLSGEVRSQAYVDVQTIARQVIKNIGYTKASYKFDSESCGVISCIHEQSPDIRQGVVREREEDQGAGDQGMMFGYATNETEDFMPVSIELAHLILQELAEIRRAGNRMKYLGPDSKSQVTVEYADNHKPIRIDTIVVSTQHDDFITPKSDTPEARKEADEKMLETIRNDIEKYVIQRLKRKLPRRLKALFQDDIKLFVNPTGKFVIGGPHGDTGLTGRKIIVDTYGGRGAHGGGAFSGKDSSKVDRSAAYAARHIAKNIVAAKLAKRCLVQISYAIGIAKPVGVFVNTYGTAKLHDEDGRRYSDGDIAKIIEEVFDLRPYAIVKRFGLKNPIFLPTASYGHVGRTPYTDTVTVYENGKEVTKEVEFFGWEKLDYVDKLKKIFRVD; encoded by the coding sequence ATGTCGTATTTATTTACATCTGAATCAGTATCAGAAGGGCATCCTGATAAAGTAGCAGATCAAATATCCGATGCTCTTCTCGATGAGTTTTTACGTAAAGACCCCGAGTCAAAAGTAGCATGTGAAACCTTAGTAACAACGGGTTTAGTTGTTTTAAGCGGCGAAGTCCGCTCACAAGCATACGTCGATGTTCAAACCATCGCACGTCAGGTTATTAAAAATATTGGTTACACCAAAGCAAGTTATAAGTTTGATAGCGAATCGTGTGGCGTTATTTCGTGTATTCACGAACAATCGCCCGATATTAGACAAGGCGTAGTGCGCGAGAGAGAAGAAGACCAAGGTGCAGGCGACCAAGGCATGATGTTTGGCTATGCAACAAACGAAACAGAAGACTTTATGCCTGTGTCTATAGAGCTTGCACACTTGATATTACAAGAGCTTGCAGAGATTCGCAGAGCAGGAAACCGTATGAAATATTTAGGACCCGATAGCAAATCGCAAGTTACAGTAGAATATGCTGATAATCACAAGCCTATAAGAATTGATACTATTGTTGTATCAACACAACATGACGACTTTATCACCCCTAAATCTGATACCCCAGAGGCGAGAAAAGAGGCTGACGAAAAAATGTTGGAAACAATACGTAATGACATTGAAAAATACGTTATTCAAAGATTAAAACGCAAATTACCTCGTCGCTTAAAAGCATTGTTCCAAGATGATATCAAACTGTTTGTTAATCCAACAGGAAAGTTTGTTATTGGTGGACCACACGGAGATACAGGACTTACAGGTCGAAAAATTATTGTTGATACCTACGGTGGTAGAGGAGCACACGGCGGTGGAGCGTTCTCAGGCAAAGATTCAAGTAAAGTTGACCGTTCGGCAGCTTATGCAGCACGCCATATCGCAAAAAATATTGTAGCGGCAAAACTGGCAAAACGTTGTTTAGTTCAAATATCATACGCTATTGGCATTGCCAAACCTGTTGGAGTGTTCGTAAATACTTATGGTACAGCTAAATTGCACGACGAAGATGGTCGAAGATACTCAGATGGAGATATTGCCAAAATAATTGAAGAGGTCTTTGATTTACGCCCATACGCAATTGTAAAACGATTTGGCTTGAAAAACCCAATTTTCTTGCCAACAGCATCATACGGGCACGTTGGAAGAACGCCATATACCGATACCGTAACTGTTTACGAAAATGGTAAAGAGGTAACTAAAGAGGTTGAGTTTTTTGGTTGGGAAAAACTTGATTACGTAGATAAACTGAAAAAAATATTTAGAGTAGATTAA
- a CDS encoding tetratricopeptide repeat protein produces MKRVTQIVLISFFASLLGSCETKQPKKEVSEEKPISTSQIFKKTIDSLTVLIRKDPQNDTYFSERSNAYFLLQNLDSAINDIEIANRLAPDKMGYLLRRADMEIMRGQVVMAKTALTKIIQRYPTHLEANLKLANLYMITEEYIMSRNILNMIIKSEENNTQALLMRAMVSDLEGDSKSAIEDLMKVVTIDPKFYEAQNYLGLLYSNEREDIAIDFFSNAINLRPHDIEPRYNLGMYYQETGREQQALNQYFAILNEIDSLALDPLFNIGYIYQDIGQQADAIKYFEKAAKYYPYEARIFYRLGLSYQLSGDKENAIKYYDKTLEIEPNFDLAFDALEKLTRK; encoded by the coding sequence ATGAAAAGAGTAACACAGATAGTTTTAATATCGTTTTTTGCATCTCTTTTAGGCTCTTGCGAGACAAAACAACCTAAAAAGGAGGTATCAGAAGAAAAACCTATTTCTACATCGCAGATATTTAAGAAAACTATTGATAGCCTTACAGTTCTTATAAGAAAAGACCCGCAAAACGACACCTATTTTAGTGAGCGTTCGAATGCATATTTTTTACTTCAGAACTTAGACAGCGCAATTAATGACATTGAAATCGCCAATAGGCTTGCCCCCGATAAAATGGGATATCTTTTGAGACGTGCCGATATGGAGATTATGCGTGGTCAGGTGGTTATGGCAAAAACGGCTTTAACAAAAATCATACAACGCTACCCTACTCACTTAGAGGCAAATTTAAAATTGGCCAACTTATATATGATTACAGAAGAGTACATTATGTCCAGAAATATACTCAACATGATTATTAAAAGTGAGGAGAATAATACTCAGGCACTGTTAATGCGTGCTATGGTTAGCGATCTTGAGGGAGATAGCAAAAGTGCAATCGAGGATTTGATGAAAGTAGTTACTATTGATCCTAAGTTTTACGAAGCACAAAACTATCTTGGTCTTCTCTATTCTAATGAAAGAGAAGACATTGCAATTGATTTCTTTAGTAATGCAATAAACCTAAGACCTCACGATATTGAGCCACGATACAATCTTGGAATGTATTATCAGGAGACAGGAAGAGAGCAACAGGCTCTGAATCAATATTTTGCAATTTTAAACGAGATAGACTCTTTAGCCTTAGACCCTCTTTTTAATATTGGGTATATATATCAAGATATTGGACAACAAGCAGATGCAATAAAATATTTCGAGAAAGCTGCCAAGTATTATCCCTATGAGGCAAGAATATTTTACAGATTGGGTTTAAGCTATCAACTATCTGGAGATAAGGAGAATGCAATAAAGTATTACGATAAAACCTTGGAGATTGAGCCAAACTTCGATTTGGCATTCGACGCATTGGAAAAACTTACACGTAAATAA